DNA from Eucalyptus grandis isolate ANBG69807.140 chromosome 5, ASM1654582v1, whole genome shotgun sequence:
tttccttttctctctctcttttctctttttttttttttttttttgaattgctttatggtggagtttctcccaaagtccctccaAATATAACGTaaaaatttccaacccattgagtatccaaatggctcactcaattgaaagttggatagggaaccataaaagcaatttttttttgacaatacaccccaaactaccactgcaatcactttttttattcttctttttactccatcattcctcccaaatttctatcaagctcaaataatttttttttttttaccccaaaagaaaatcaacgtgttCATAGGGCATGGGATAAGGATATAATTTGATCACGGCTAGGCTAAACATATATGGGTGCCAAtgaaaattgggtaataattaaggctcaacagggtgactagggataaataaatagggttggcttgaaaggctcaatcgatccaaaaactgcctatatcattttctcaattagatttagcttaggatttcgcctcaagagaaaatcaaacaaattctaagatttgggtgaaatctaagaaaatcacatatttcacatgaatgttctctagatttacacataattcaaaagtaaggacttttagtgctcgataagtggatcaacataatcagAATTAAGATTAACTCACACCTCAACcgcaagtttaaataaaatttaaattttcctaagaatcgCAAAATTCACAACCTGGAAAgcaatcatgataaaaaaaaaattatccaaaaatttgtcGCCCCCAAAAACTTGAATGAAGCAAAGTCCTCAATGCGAAAAAtagaataggaagaagaaaacttcccTGGTTGTAGGATAAGTCCATAGATGAtcttgatgattaaactcttgaaaggTGCTCCCTAAAAATTAACCTggataaaatagagaaaagttaatcttttttttttttttttgcaaaacataaacttaaaaataaataaaaacataattaaaatgcttgggttgcctcccaagaagcgcttgctttatagttttcagccaaactATCTCAAATGTCGCTATTCGGgaggatgaagttcaatggtggtcttcgcttgttgtaaccaccttCAAAGTAGGGGTTCAAACGTTGACCGTTCACTTTGAATGTGCCATCAGTGTCATGCGCAACTTCAACTGTTCCATATGGGAATACCTGTGTAACTGTAAAAGGACCAGACCATCTAGACCGCAACTTTCctagaaaaagtttaagacgagAGTTATAGAGTaagactttttgaccaattttaaactctcttctgaatatgtgcttgtcatgccatctttttgtacgctccttgtacaacttagaattttcataggcctcattgcgaaattcctccaattcattcagttgcaataatctttcttcacctgcagactgcatatcaaaattcagaaatttcaatgcccaatatgctttatgctctaattccactggtaagtgacaagcttttccaaacactagcctaaaaggagacatcccaattggAGTTTTGAACGCTATCCTATAAGCCCAAAGTGCatcatcatcaagttttattgaccaatctttcctagaggcattcactgttttttctaaaattctcttgatttccctattcgaaatctctacttgaccactagtctgaggatgataaggggttgcaacCTTATGTGTGACTCCATACTTACTCAAAAGTGCTGCAAATTGCTTGTTGTAAAAATGTGTCCCCCTATCACTTATGATTGCCTTAGGAGTGCCGAAtcgggtaaaaatatttttcttcaaaaatttcaccaCAACTTTAGCATTATTTGTTGGTAATGCTACAGCTTCTACCCACTTAGACACATACTCTACAGCcactaaaatatataaatttctataagaaggtgtaaagggtcccatgaaatcaataccccaaacatcaaataattcacacacaataatgttgcttaaaggcatctcattttttcttgaaatatttccagttctttgacacctatcacatgaagctgcataggagtatgcatctttaaaaagtgtaagccaataaaatccagattgtaaaatcttagcTGCAGTTTTTGTGGCACCAAAATGGCCACCCGTCTCTccatcatgacaatgatgtagaATGTTTGCCTTCTCTTCATCTGGAACACATCTCCTTATAACCTGATCtgcacatactttaaacaagaaaggttcttcccaaaaataatttttaacatcatagaagaattttttcttctgttgatatgataattcaagagaaagaacattacttaccaaataatttacaaagtcaGCATACCAAGGAATTGACTTGAtggaaaaaattttctcatcggGGAACTCTTCTAAAATTGGTcttacctcttcctttgaatttggaattcttgataagtgatctgcaattagattttcagtccccttcttatctttgatttccaaatcaaattcttgcagCAATAAAATCCACCCGATCAACCtgggttttgattctttcttttcaagcgTATACTTAAGAGCAGAGTGGTCGAATAAACTATAACTTTTGagccaattaaataagaacgaaatttatcaaaagcaaatactaCCGCCAAAAGTTCCTTTTCtgttgttgaataattcaattgtgcacCTGACAAGGTTCGACTGGCATAGtatatggtttgaaaaattttattcttcctttgtccCAAAACAGCTCCTACTGCATAATTGCTAGCATCACACATCagctcaaaaggtaaatcccaatTTGGTGCTGCCATGATTGGTGCTGAAattaacttctcctttaaagtgttaaaagccTGCATGCattcaacagaaaaattaaaaggagcatccttttccaaaagattagaaagatgtttagcaatttttgaaaaatcttttataaatcgcCTGTAAAATCCTGCATGCCCCAAAAATCCTCTGACAAGTTTCACAAATGTTGGCAGAGGTAATTTTGCAATGACCTCCACTTTGGCTCGATCGACTTCTATTccgttttgagaaattttatgcccGAGCACTATTCCTTCCCCGCACCATAAAGTGACACTTCTCTCAATTCAAAATAAGGTTAGTCTTCTCACATCTTTGTAAGACCAAggccaaattatttaaacaagaatcaaatgataggccaaaaacgaaaaaatcatccatgaaaatctcaatatatttttcaaccatatcGAGAAAAACAGCCATCATGCATCTTTGAAAAGTAGCTAGTGCATTACAAAGACCAAAGGGCATtcttctaaaagcaaaagtaccatagggacaagtaaaagtagttttctcttgatcttcGGGTGCAATAGGAATCTGATTATACCACGAATATCCATCcgagaaagcaataaaattcatgCCCAGCAATTCTTTCTAAAATCTGATCAATAAATGGTAAAGGAAAGTGATCTTTTCTAGtggcatcattcaattttctgtaATCCATACACACACGCCACCCAAGAATCgttctagttggaatcaattcattgtTGTCATTTTTTTGAACAGTCATACCACCTTTCTTTGGCACAACTTGTACAAGACTTACCCAACAACTATCAGAGATAGGATAGATGATACCTGCATCAAGTAGCTTAATTACCTCGGctttcactacttcttgcatcTTCAGTTCAAACGCCTGCGAGGTTGGATAGTGGGTTTATATTGctcttccatcaaaattttgtgcatgtaAATTGAATGACTAATTCCCTTGATATcagctattttccatccaattgcacatttatgctctcttaatactctgagcaatttctcctccatcaaatctatcaaagaagaagatataattaccggtaaagaagaaactccatctaaataagcatatttcaaatgagaaggtaagggtttgagttcaagaattggaggctcttcaattgatggtttaggctttgtaatgtgttgtcccaactcttcaaatttaattgccttttgccttgaatatggtggaattgcctccatgaaatttgcgTACTCCTTTATCTCCTCATTATGAATATCTTTGTCCCTTGGTTGAATCGgacatgcttcaagtggatcttcaaaaatattttcctggaaaaccttattcaccaacttgtcaactgtctcaactctaaaacaagaattatcatcgagatggatatttcattgctttaaaaacattaaatgaaacaagatcatcttgaactctaaggatcaacttccccgttgtacatcaataagagctcttcctgttgctagaaaaggtcgacctaagataagtggtacctcaaaatcttcctccatgtcaagaactatgaaatctgcaggaaagataaatttgtcaacttttaccaaaatatcttccacaatacctctcggatatttaattgatcgatcagcTAGTTGAAGTGACACTGTGGTTGCTTTTACCtcacccaatcctaatttcttgaaaactgaaTAAGGCATCAAATTAATACTTGcacctaaatcacataatgctttttcaaagtaagaatccccaatagtgcaaggaatagtaaaactccctggatcttttaatttcggaggcaatttgttttgtaggatggcTGAACACTCCTCGTTTAACTTCACAATCTCATAATCCtccaatttccttttgtttgccaaaatctccttcaaaaattttgcataactaggcatttgcGCTAAAGCATCTacaaaaggaatgttaatgtacaattttttaaatacatcaagaaatttagaaaattgcttatctattttgtgctTCTTTAGTCGCCGAGGGAATGGAATTGGCGgcacatatggcttgggattatctggaaaaagtttactcttgcttgtctcctttgattgtttattgaccACTTCTTCATTGTCTCgacaatctcttcttctcccacttgtttaCCACTTCTCGGGATAatagcctttatgttttcaattggattttctCTCGTGTTGCTCGGCAAAGAACCCTATTGCCTTCCCGACATCATGCTTGCTAATtgacccacttgcatctccaGATTTCTAATTGaagcctcttggttttgaaatctcacatccgtgcttttgatgaagtcatgagttgtgttagcaagtttggtgactatattttccaaatttgactttgtctcttctgattgttccatgaaaaatttggatgattgcgccatcccggattgtatgtgttggagtagggattattctgtgacttgttaaaattcccaacaaagttagaattttcatgAGATTGTTTGAAAGTATTACCTACCCGACACTCGTGCTAACATGTCCCCCACCacaaaatcacatgtcaaagtgtgaattttcatggctgaaacactcatattatcaagctttttgttgattgcttcaaattgtgcagcaattgcagcaaaagcaTCCACTTCATGAACTCCGCTAACTTTTCGCATTGGTAATCTCTCGGTAGGCCACTGATAATTATTGGACGCCATCTCTTCTAATAAATTGTAGGCTTCttctggtgttttattatttaaagtccCCCCGCAGCTGCATCAATCATAGAACGAAGATATGCactagagccattataaaagtttgtacctgcatccatacgggtagtccgtgatgtgggcatctcctaagaaattctttgaatctttcccatgcttcatataatgattcattatccatctgcataaaattagtaatatcgttaCGCATCTTCGCAGACTTTGCGggtggaaagaacttaccaagaaatttctgagccatatcattccatgtagtaattgatcctgcaggaagagaagaaagccaacttttagctttgtctctaagagagaatggaaataatctcaatttaatagcatcatctgtaactccattatatttaatggtgtcacaaatttcaagaaaagcatcgatATGAGCGTTTGGATCATCGCTTGGTAGCCCACTGAATTGCACtgattgttgaagcatctgaatAAGTGACGGCTTAATTTCAAAGTTGTTAgcttgaattgcaggtcttcgatacttgatgtggtgccttgaactgttggcgcagcataatctcttaagagtCTACGTGGATTTTCATTATCACCGTCTGCCATGTTTGCGGATCTAAAGTGGAAAGTAATACAgagtaaatttgtttttttttttttttggtaaaggagtaaatttgttactaAAGTACCAATTTGagtttttgtgataaaaaaattaatttttagtaaatttgttacggGTGTATTAATTTAAGGTTCTTCATAATattaactttcttttgtttagatACAAAGGAgattgaaaaataaatcaaaaaggggaaaaaaggtgagcgcacaaagaaaaaaaggaagaaagagagggagaagaatcACGCTGCTTTCTTCCAGATTTTCATGGATTCTTTACGCTCGTGATTAATTCAATTCGATTTGCTTTCAAACCATGCAAATGTAGATCTTTACATAAACATAGTTCAATGTTGGCTGCAGATCATTAGAAAATCCACACATTGTACATGTAGGTCTCAGCACAAACGTAGTCCATGTTTGGCTACAGatcattagaaaatttatgCCTTGAATTTGAATTCGTGAACGAAATTGAAGAAAccttctctttcatcatcttCACCATGTGGCTCGCCGTCGGCCTAACCAAGGTCGACTCGTTGAAACACGACCTCGCTAGTCCAATCAGAGCCCTCGCCTCTTCCACGTTGAAATCGCCTCTCAATCTTGGATCCACCATGTTCGTCACCTCACTAACATCCATACGATCGACATCCTTAGTCATATGAGCTGCCATCGAGGCCAAGACCAGTCCCTTGTCCGCGCGAAACGCCTCCAAACCAGTCACGAGCTCGAGGACCAAGACGCCGAAGCTATAGATGTCGTTCTTCTTCGAGGCTATCCCTGTCCTCAAGTATGCCGGATCGGTGTAGCCCGGAGAACCCATGATAATATTCTTTCTCCTAACATAAGGAGATGATGAAGGCAACGACGAGGGTGGCGGTATCATAGAGGAGAAGCCCATTTTCGCGGATCCGAAGTCGCAGAGCTTGCAATCGGAGTCGCCGTCCAGTAAAACATTGGAGGATTTGATGTCACCATGGATGATGTGGAGGGTGCATCTTTCATGGAGATGTTCGATGGCTTGCGCAAGTTGGAAGGCGATCTTCACGCGGCTCTTCCATGGGAGAGTCGAGCGCTTATTGCTGCCGCTGCCGTGGAGGCGTTCATGGAGGTGTTCCGCCAGAGACGTATTCGAATATAAGCGCGCCTTGATCTTCATGAGACGGGATGAAACTTAAATTAGTTACTAATTTTCGATGAcatgatatttatttaatattactGAAAAATCATTCTTGCTAATGGTGGTAGGATTACTATATGATTATATACGATCAACATATACTTATAAAATGGCAAGATATAGCTGAAATTGAAATGCACAACTGTCAAAATCTCAACCTTGTTCGTGGAAATGATTTTCTTCCGATTCAAAGCAATGAAGTTTGACAAGTATTTTCATATCTTGGTAGTTAAATATAAACTACGCGCACAAAGGAGCGACGTGCCAACCTGCATCATCGCAATAGCCGAGGAGCTTGACGATGTTCTCGTGCTCGAGCTGAAGCAGCACGTCCAGCTCCTGCTTGAAGGCCATGCTAAGCCGCTCTCCCCCGCCGCAGTGGACCTTGACGGCTGCTGCGGCGGCGGTGGAGCCTCCTCCGCAGCCGGGGAAACGCCCCATGTACACGGTGCTGAACCCGCCTTCTCCAACCACCTCCGAGAAGCACCCCGTGATCCTCTCGATCTCTCCCCACTCCCACCTCTTCACTGCCGTCTCTGCCGAGTCGCCGTACCTTCCCGAGCAACCCTCCCCGCCATCGGCGTGGACGGCGGCTCTGTCCGAGCTGCGTCGCCTGTTCAGCAGCTTGGAGCGGAGGAACTTCACCATACCCATAATTGCAGATCTGCGATTCAGATCGAGTCAACTCCCTTCTTGGGCTGCTGTTGCTTTTTAAGAGGGGAAGAGTCGGTGAATTAAAGAGTGTACTTTATGGTCGCCAGCTTCCGGTGGGGCTCGCGGTAGTGGTTTGGTGCGGAGAGAAGAAGCGAagaaggcgagagagagagagagagagagagagagagagagagagagaggtggggcCAAAGGACAAAAGGCGCGTACTAGCTATGAGACAAAGAAGATCGATGGATGGATACACTGTTTTTGAAATCCCTTGACACGACGAGAAGAGGACAGCAGCACGCGCACGTCCGCTTTGTTATACCAGCATCCTTGTCCTTTTCTTTAGGTTTTCATGGGTTCGGTGGGTGTCAAGAATCGGACAGGCGGGATAAGAGTCGGAAGGTGGTGTCCTTGAAGCTTCTTGATTCAGATCAGAAGGGTCTTCATGGGGTTGTTAGGGCACATTTTGACTCACAATTTTCTTTAAACCAAAGTGTAATTGTCTGTGcataattctatatgaattGAAACTTTCTTATCTATTTGCTTTATGATTATTGGGACGCATGTTATGTTATCTTGTCATAGATTGTCAtagattaaattgaatttttaaagtgATGGGTTTGTTGGCAGGAACCTCATGGGCACATAGACACTGCTTTGTTGATGCTAGACGAGTAATTCGAGTGTACGATCACGGAAGGTGGCTAAAAATGTTGtccgaagaagagaaaaaaaaaacagggaagTGGTTACTGGTTAGGACTAAAAAAAGGATTTCAGCCGAGAATCCGTTCACGTGATGAAATTGTCGGTCGGTCAAAGCAAGGTTGCTTGCTTGCTACTTCGGTTCAAAGctcatatgataaaaaaaaacggGAGCAGCATTATCAACTTGAAAAACGTGGGTGTTGTCTCTGTGGACCACTCACTCGGGTTGGGGAACTTCTCTCAATTGGCATCCGATTACGTTTCTGGtgcttttctaattttgaacGATCTTACTTTGATTGGGATAATAACACAAGTGTTTCCTAAATTCAGCATAATATTGGTCCAAATGTGGTCTCTGAACATTTAATCCATTTAGTgtggtccctaaattttttatatatgttcagttgagtcatttagttatatgaaaatatccaatattgttcttttattaattcaaattcaaggaaaatattgagcattttcatatagtttggggattaaattgaatatgtataaaaaatttatagaccacattgaaaatattaaaaattcatagatcatattaaacaaattaaaaatttagagattacaTAACATATTGTGTCAAAGTTTATAGATTATTTGCGTCATTTTCtcacttcaatttattttttccagcATTTTAAAAACAAGACCAATCGGTATAATCGGGATCGATCGGTCAATCGAGTCTTGACCTATCCTCCATTCCGATTCAAAATCTTTGGTCGGTGGTGGTGGAAACCAATCAAGAATATGTTGGtaagggaagaaaatattcaacTAATATTTAGGGAATATTTGTTATTTTGTCACATTTTGTATCTTATCTCTTAGAGTCCTTTATATACATTGTATTTGCAACACAATTACATCttggaaaaaggaataaaattttattccctAGAACCTAATTCTTCACCGAGTCTCACGACTCCCTCATGTATCAATTGGGATTGCAGTAGCTTCCTTTACATATAATGAAATTAAGTATTTtaagttggtatcagagcatctTTGACAAAAGCCTCACCAATCCATGTTTGAAGAAAcattatcttcttcatttgCATCAACACCACCATTAATGTTATCACGACCGTCTCAAGTAACCCCACTCTTATGTCACCACTAAGTATTAGGAACAAGCTAACTGGGACAAACTTTCTGATCTAGAAAGCACAAATCTTGTCGTATTGACACGCTACCTACTTGCTGTCCATTCCGAACGATACCAAACCTTAGCTGGAGGAGACTCAAAGGAGACGCACCAAGAGAGGCTATTATGCGATGATCAACCAACGtttgaaaattagaaattttgagagtCCATTGCCTTGGCTTAGATCCTCCATTCGTCGACTGCTCCAATAGTTGCTCAATTGACGTGTCACCCATCAATGGCAAGTGTTTGGAAGTATCTTGCGAACTCATAGGCTGTTCAATTAACTGCTCACACGTCTATTGTATGGCTCCGGCTTCAATCGCTCTCAAAAGGTTACGATCATCACGGAATTCCTACAATAAGCCAATAGCCTCATAGACCGGTTAGCTACTATTGGTGAGCCTTTATATATTAATGAATACCATGCTCAAGTGTTTCGTGGTTTGGGTGCTGAATTTCAAGTTCTCAATACCGCAATTTCGTTTTAACTCAAACCTGGTCTTTGACAAAGGACCAATTCATACCTTAATTTTTAATCATGAGGAAGGCTAGAGCTAGCGTTGGTAACAAATAATTAGCCCCCTCAATGGCTTTTCACACCAGCCAAGGACCGCCTCTTTCTCAACTAACTCGTCATGACTCCAACAAGTTCCATGTAGATTTTAATCaatctaggattttttttttggaatatccAATGGTTGTGGCTCACATTATGGAATTAGAAATCGTAGGAAACACCGCAATAGAGGAGGCCCATTGTGTTAGCTTTGTAGCAATCAAGGCCATAGGACCAATACATGTTACCACTTTGTTGGATCAGTCCAACCCGCACAAGCCTACTTGATGAGTCTGAATTCACTGCCATAGTATTTGCCGCCATCAAGTCCGCCATATGCTCTCACATATTCGGCATGGTTTGTTGACTCAAGTGCTATGCATCACATTATGGACAATTTTGTGGGACTTACAAGTGTCACTCCATATTCAGGTCAAAATTAACTTGTTGTGGATGACAAAATCTCCTTACCGATCACCCACACAAGTACACTTGTCTCCTCTTTTATGTCCTTTATACTTTGTCAAATTTTAGTCATACCTGGAATCACTAAAAACTTTCTCTCCATGTCTCAGTTTGCACCTGATAACTATTGTGTTTTCCAATTTGATTCAAACTCATTTATTGCCACGTCTACTAAAAATGGTTAGGAAATCCTCCACGACGTGCATGACAATGGGCTTTACCGCGTCACCCTTCCATTTGGCCACTCTTCCACATCTCTTGCGTCGCTTGCTTCTCTCACTTTATGGCCTAACCGCTTGGGAAATGCCACCACCAACTGGCTTGTGCATCTTCTCAATTCATCCAACATTAGTTTTAGTCGTTCTTTATCTTCAGTCTGTACGACATGTGCTATGAATAAAAATCACCGCCACAATCATTATCCTACTTTGTCCAGTCAAAACAACCTTTGGAATTAATTCACTTTGATATTTGGGATCCCTCTCCTATTATTTCATTCAACGGCAATAAATACTACATTTGTTTTATTAACTATTTATTGCGTTTTACTTGGTTCCATTCATTCTCATCTTACAGTcaattttgttctatttttaaaGCTTTTCACAAACTTGTTGAAAATCAACTTAACTGCAAaattaaggctgcgtttggttcagcatttgcaatgggctttgagtccaatgcaaatgctgaaagcccatagctattttggaaaaatgcaattgtgtttggtaaaaaaattttgcaaatggactttgagttggatgtgtgtttggtaaaaaaaacttttgcaaggGTTTTGCTTtgggtattattttttcttttcttttcttttcttttcttttcttttgaaaattcaactaaacccttcgccggaccaGCGAATGGCTGCGACCGCCGGCGAGCCGGATCTTGCGCCGGCGGCCGTCgggccgaggtcgcccgaggtcgggcgacctccggtgaGGGTCGCGCAACCCGGCCGAGGGCCGCCGcgggtcgcccgacctcgggcgaccgggTCACTCGACCCGGGCCGCGCGACCCGGCGACCGCCGCCCGGTCTCGCGGCCGCAAGCGGCCTCGCTTTGGGTCTCGCGACCCTCGCGCGACGGCGAGGGGCCGCTTGCAACCGCGAGACCCGGGCGGCGGTTGCTGGGGTCGCGCGGCCCCCGGGTCGAGTGACctgtcgcccgaggtcgggcgacctccgacGACCCTCGGCTGGGtagcgcgaccctcgccgagggtcgcccgaggtcgagcga
Protein-coding regions in this window:
- the LOC104439223 gene encoding LOW QUALITY PROTEIN: probable receptor-like protein kinase At4g10390 (The sequence of the model RefSeq protein was modified relative to this genomic sequence to represent the inferred CDS: deleted 1 base in 1 codon); its protein translation is MGMVKFLRSKLLNRRRSSDRAAVHADGGEGCSGRYGDSAETAVKRWEWGEIERITGCFSEVVGEGGFSTVYMGRFPGCGGGSTAAAAAVKVHCGGGERLSMAFKQELDVLLQLEHENIVKLLGYCDDADQGALIFEYVSGGHLHERLHGSGSNKRSTLPWKSRVKIAFQLAQAIEHLHERCTLHIIHGDIKSSNVLLDGDSDCKLCDFGSAKMGFSSMIPPPSSLPSSSPYVRRKNIIMGSPGYTDPAYLRTGIASKKNDIYSFGVLVLELVTGLEAFRADKGLVLASMAAHMTKDVDRMDVSEVTNMVDPRLRGDFNVEEARALIGLARSCFNESTLVRPTASHMVKMMKEKVSSISFTNSNSRHKFSNDL